In Acidobacteriota bacterium, a genomic segment contains:
- a CDS encoding type II toxin-antitoxin system PemK/MazF family toxin: protein MTFKRSEVWLADLNPTRASEQAGTRPVLIFQNDLINKFTTTVLTIPFTTNLRRASLPSCVKVAKGEGGLTSDSVALCHQLRVLDKTRLQKKLGDLSEETMASIESRVVFTMGIA, encoded by the coding sequence GAAGTGTGGCTAGCAGATCTCAATCCCACGCGGGCCTCGGAGCAGGCAGGCACGCGACCGGTGCTCATATTCCAGAACGATTTGATTAACAAGTTCACGACGACGGTGCTGACTATACCATTCACAACAAACTTGCGACGGGCTTCTTTACCATCCTGTGTGAAAGTTGCAAAGGGAGAAGGCGGCTTAACGAGCGATTCAGTCGCGCTATGTCACCAGTTGAGAGTTTTGGACAAGACTCGATTGCAAAAGAAGCTTGGCGACTTGAGTGAAGAGACAATGGCTTCCATCGAGAGTCGAGTCGTGTTCACGATGGGCATCGCCTGA
- a CDS encoding DUF5677 domain-containing protein: MKPKAQQPAQLLRRSIRLARKLERISSNRAASRLLTRVGFGFLLRGRRLATAIEAVPSECSYEALILVRTMFEIFFDYKWIRLTHKHSRAVRFLRYQAIDKLKCLEAMPTVFPPPKLQSIMKRLKAERSETRHLFRFRDKKGNLQWARSWAYPVNSVEGRVRELRLSAPITPQDNYWYGLYRWMSWIVHAGPQSLEAMLTANGALKPKQPLEDPSLPLTLAWVLLLSIIDFLASDLKLRKALEPELSRLIKRLNAKG; the protein is encoded by the coding sequence ATGAAACCGAAGGCACAACAACCTGCCCAGCTCCTTCGACGTTCGATCCGGCTGGCGCGGAAGCTAGAGAGAATCTCTTCGAACCGCGCCGCGTCGCGGCTGCTGACGCGGGTCGGATTTGGATTTCTGCTGCGCGGCCGGCGCCTCGCCACTGCGATCGAGGCCGTGCCCTCCGAATGCTCTTACGAAGCTCTCATTCTAGTTCGCACGATGTTTGAGATCTTCTTCGATTACAAATGGATTCGCCTAACGCATAAGCACTCTCGAGCCGTCCGTTTCCTTCGATATCAAGCTATAGACAAGCTGAAGTGCCTCGAAGCTATGCCCACCGTGTTTCCGCCTCCGAAGCTTCAAAGCATAATGAAGCGGCTCAAAGCTGAACGCTCGGAGACGCGTCACCTGTTTCGCTTCCGTGACAAGAAAGGTAACTTGCAGTGGGCTAGGTCCTGGGCTTATCCCGTGAATTCGGTGGAGGGCCGAGTTAGGGAACTTCGATTGAGCGCTCCAATCACCCCTCAAGATAACTACTGGTATGGCCTGTACAGATGGATGAGCTGGATTGTTCATGCAGGTCCACAATCGCTAGAGGCTATGCTAACCGCGAATGGCGCTTTGAAACCAAAACAGCCGCTTGAAGATCCTAGCCTGCCGCTCACCCTTGCTTGGGTGCTGCTCTTGTCGATCATCGATTTCCTTGCTAGCGATCTGAAGCTCCGGAAGGCCTTGGAACCGGAGCTCTCGCGACTCATAAAGCGACTGAACGCCAAAGGATAG
- a CDS encoding carboxymuconolactone decarboxylase family protein, whose protein sequence is MRLTEPRVKPLPQAEWDDETGALMESLRLDGHVYNIFTTLARHPQLLKRWLVFAGHVLSKSTLSAREREIAILRMAWLCRAEYEWGHHLAIGKQAGLGDDDIKRIAEGPDAAGLDPFEATLISAVDELHADSFIGDSTWKALAERYNTQQLMDLVFTAGQYKLVSMALNSLGVQLEEGFAGFK, encoded by the coding sequence ATGCGTCTGACCGAGCCACGTGTTAAACCTCTTCCGCAGGCCGAATGGGATGATGAGACCGGAGCGCTTATGGAAAGCCTCCGGCTAGATGGGCACGTCTACAACATCTTCACGACACTCGCGCGGCATCCGCAGCTCTTGAAACGATGGCTGGTATTCGCAGGCCATGTGCTGTCCAAATCTACGCTTTCCGCGCGGGAGCGAGAGATCGCCATCTTGCGCATGGCGTGGCTATGCCGAGCGGAATACGAATGGGGACATCACCTCGCAATCGGAAAGCAAGCCGGCCTCGGCGACGATGACATCAAGCGGATCGCAGAAGGCCCGGACGCGGCGGGACTCGACCCGTTTGAAGCCACGCTGATTTCCGCCGTTGACGAGTTGCACGCTGACTCTTTCATCGGCGATTCCACCTGGAAGGCGCTTGCCGAACGGTACAACACCCAACAGCTTATGGATCTGGTCTTCACCGCCGGCCAGTACAAGCTTGTGTCAATGGCGCTCAACTCGCTGGGGGTGCAGTTGGAAGAAGGCTTTGCGGGGTTCAAATGA
- a CDS encoding glucose 1-dehydrogenase, whose product MRLKDKVAIVVGAGQTPGETIGNGRATAILFAREGARVVLVDRDNESALETQVLIEGEGGTCFTFEADVTRQDDCAGFVRAAMETYGRVDVLHNNVGIGSGDDEILSLSEESWDRIMSVNLKGMFLSSRSVLPLMREQRSGSIINISSIAAICSANIVAYKTSKAGVNALTHQIALENAKYNIRANAIMPGLMNTPMAIEGISKSRGVPKEDLIRQRDARVPLGGKMGTAWDVAYAALFLASDEAKFITGVMLPVDGGQSARIG is encoded by the coding sequence ATGAGACTTAAAGATAAAGTAGCCATCGTAGTTGGAGCCGGCCAAACGCCGGGAGAAACGATCGGCAACGGCCGCGCAACCGCCATCCTCTTCGCCCGAGAAGGCGCTCGCGTGGTGCTGGTCGACCGCGACAACGAATCAGCGCTCGAGACTCAAGTCTTGATCGAAGGGGAAGGCGGAACCTGCTTCACGTTTGAGGCAGACGTCACTCGCCAGGATGATTGCGCCGGGTTCGTCCGGGCTGCAATGGAAACTTACGGCCGGGTCGATGTGCTGCATAACAACGTCGGCATCGGCAGCGGGGACGACGAGATCTTAAGCCTGAGTGAAGAGTCCTGGGACAGAATCATGAGCGTGAACCTCAAGGGCATGTTCCTGTCTTCAAGAAGTGTGCTGCCGTTGATGAGGGAACAGCGCAGCGGTTCGATCATCAACATCTCCTCGATTGCGGCGATCTGCTCGGCGAATATCGTCGCTTACAAGACTTCGAAGGCCGGCGTGAACGCGCTCACTCACCAGATCGCTCTCGAGAATGCAAAGTACAACATTCGCGCGAATGCGATAATGCCCGGCTTGATGAACACGCCGATGGCCATCGAGGGGATTTCAAAGTCACGCGGAGTTCCGAAAGAGGACTTGATCCGTCAGCGAGACGCGCGGGTGCCGCTCGGAGGAAAGATGGGAACGGCCTGGGACGTCGCTTACGCTGCGCTGTTTCTTGCTTCCGACGAAGCCAAGTTCATCACTGGAGTGATGCTGCCGGTCGATGGCGGGCAAAGCGCGCGAATAGGTTAG
- a CDS encoding MFS transporter, whose translation MKIHLNASVPTGATIRRVAIASFIGTTIEWYDFFLYGTASALIFNKLFFPNYDPLTGTLASFGTYAVGFAARPIGGIVCGHFGDKIGRKSMLILTLLIMGIATFLVGCLPTYNQIGIWAPILLIVLRVAQGFGIGGEWGGAVLMAVEHSPKGRRGFYGSWPQIGVPAGLLLSTVIFAQISKLPDEALLTWGWRVPFLLSVVMVGVGVFIRLAVVEPPIFAEMKRAGAGARMPILDAVREHPKSVLLAMGARIAENGAFYLYTVFVLTYATQPKIGFSRAGVLTAISIAAVIELFTMPAFGALSDRLGRRPVYLFGAIFTGLFAFPSFWLIETSSTGLMVLAIVLALVFGHSAMYGPQASFFSELFGTRVRYSGASLGYQLASVIAGGLSPLIATGLLKRYGASWPIALFIIGMAAVTTVSVYWAAETAHTDIE comes from the coding sequence ATGAAAATCCATTTGAACGCCTCGGTCCCCACGGGCGCGACGATTCGAAGAGTCGCCATCGCCAGCTTCATCGGCACGACTATCGAATGGTATGACTTCTTTCTCTATGGAACCGCCAGCGCGCTGATCTTCAACAAGCTCTTCTTCCCTAACTACGATCCACTGACAGGCACACTCGCATCGTTCGGCACTTATGCCGTCGGGTTTGCGGCCCGACCCATCGGCGGCATAGTGTGCGGCCACTTCGGCGACAAGATCGGACGCAAGTCCATGCTGATCCTCACTCTGCTCATCATGGGCATCGCGACTTTCCTGGTCGGCTGTCTTCCCACCTACAACCAGATTGGAATCTGGGCGCCGATACTGTTGATCGTGCTGCGAGTTGCGCAAGGTTTCGGAATCGGCGGGGAGTGGGGCGGCGCGGTGTTGATGGCGGTCGAGCATTCGCCAAAGGGGCGGCGCGGCTTCTACGGGAGCTGGCCTCAGATCGGCGTGCCCGCCGGACTGCTGCTGTCGACGGTCATCTTCGCACAGATCTCGAAGCTGCCCGACGAAGCGCTGCTCACGTGGGGCTGGCGCGTGCCGTTCCTTCTCAGCGTCGTCATGGTCGGCGTGGGAGTATTCATCAGACTCGCAGTAGTCGAGCCGCCAATTTTCGCGGAGATGAAGCGAGCCGGGGCCGGAGCCCGCATGCCGATCCTCGACGCGGTGCGCGAGCACCCAAAGAGCGTGTTGTTGGCGATGGGCGCGCGCATTGCGGAGAACGGCGCGTTTTATTTGTACACAGTGTTCGTGCTGACGTACGCGACCCAGCCGAAGATCGGGTTTTCCCGCGCGGGGGTTCTTACGGCCATCTCGATCGCCGCGGTGATCGAGCTGTTCACGATGCCGGCCTTTGGCGCGTTGTCGGATCGATTGGGGCGGCGGCCGGTCTATCTGTTTGGGGCAATCTTCACCGGTCTGTTCGCGTTCCCGTCTTTCTGGCTGATTGAAACATCGAGCACGGGTTTGATGGTGCTTGCGATCGTGCTCGCTCTGGTGTTTGGACATTCGGCGATGTACGGTCCGCAAGCGAGTTTCTTCTCGGAACTGTTCGGCACGCGAGTCAGGTACAGCGGCGCGTCGCTTGGTTATCAGCTCGCGTCGGTGATCGCGGGAGGACTTTCGCCTCTGATCGCGACGGGTCTTCTGAAGCGTTATGGCGCTTCGTGGCCGATCGCATTGTTTATTATCGGGATGGCTGCAGTCACTACGGTATCGGTGTATTGGGCGGCGGAGACTGCGCACACCGACATCGAGTAG
- a CDS encoding DoxX family protein, whose product MEKWLGKYSDVFYALMRIIAGFLFACHGAQKLFGVLGGQKQEATLMIVAGVIELVGGILIAVGFFTSIVAFICSGQMAVAYFKQHAPAGFWPITNRGELAVLFCFVFLYIASRGSGILSIDALIAKARGAEIQKAEGGKK is encoded by the coding sequence ATGGAAAAATGGCTCGGAAAGTACTCGGACGTTTTCTACGCGTTGATGCGAATCATCGCCGGTTTTTTGTTTGCTTGTCACGGCGCGCAGAAGCTATTTGGCGTGCTCGGAGGACAGAAGCAGGAGGCCACGCTGATGATTGTAGCCGGTGTCATTGAACTCGTGGGCGGGATACTAATCGCCGTGGGTTTTTTCACCAGCATCGTCGCGTTCATCTGTAGCGGCCAGATGGCCGTCGCCTACTTCAAGCAGCACGCCCCCGCCGGCTTCTGGCCGATCACGAACCGCGGCGAGCTTGCCGTACTGTTCTGCTTCGTGTTTTTGTACATCGCTTCTCGAGGCTCGGGGATATTGAGCATCGATGCGCTGATAGCAAAAGCAAGAGGCGCCGAGATCCAGAAAGCAGAAGGCGGTAAAAAGTAG
- a CDS encoding MBL fold metallo-hydrolase has product MCDITRREMLIGGAALAGLSMKEAKARAAGSRPEVGKVDPIAAEVYFHEGNLVRGHCNNGWIIFEDYVLVIDANFPSGANEILPKIRAITEKPIRFAFDTHHHGDHAYGNQVWVENGATPVAHTGVLDEMKRYETGYYGGKPGRWEDAAKTRPDVAASKLKPPSVLFPREMVFDDGKHRVELMHLGVAHTHGDAFAWLPNERILFTGDACVNGPYNFVGDGNVEKWVATLEAARKLGARIVCPGHGPRGVDTVLADQQRFFRSLREGVGALVKAKKSGQEVRDSIGQINAALAGDAQIARYVGKGNGFAAQVEKVYTEMTGQELPAAKKVARVARDRHALSHGLESLA; this is encoded by the coding sequence ATGTGCGATATCACACGACGAGAAATGTTGATTGGAGGCGCGGCCCTCGCCGGCCTGTCGATGAAGGAAGCGAAGGCGCGAGCCGCTGGCTCGAGACCGGAAGTCGGCAAGGTGGACCCGATCGCCGCTGAAGTGTACTTCCACGAAGGCAACCTCGTGCGAGGCCACTGCAACAACGGCTGGATTATTTTTGAAGACTACGTTCTGGTCATCGACGCCAACTTCCCCTCTGGCGCTAACGAGATCCTACCAAAGATTCGCGCCATTACTGAGAAACCCATTCGCTTCGCGTTCGATACACATCATCACGGTGATCACGCTTATGGCAATCAGGTCTGGGTCGAGAACGGAGCGACGCCCGTCGCTCACACCGGGGTGCTGGACGAGATGAAGCGCTACGAGACCGGCTACTACGGCGGCAAGCCTGGCCGCTGGGAAGACGCGGCCAAGACTCGGCCGGATGTCGCCGCCTCGAAGCTCAAGCCTCCGTCGGTTCTTTTCCCGCGCGAGATGGTCTTCGACGACGGCAAGCACCGGGTCGAGCTTATGCACCTGGGCGTCGCGCACACCCACGGCGACGCGTTCGCGTGGCTCCCCAACGAACGCATCTTGTTCACCGGCGACGCGTGCGTGAACGGGCCATACAACTTCGTCGGCGATGGGAATGTCGAGAAGTGGGTGGCGACGCTGGAAGCGGCTCGCAAGCTGGGCGCTCGCATCGTGTGTCCCGGTCACGGCCCTCGCGGAGTGGACACGGTGCTGGCGGATCAGCAGCGATTCTTCAGGTCGCTGCGCGAAGGCGTGGGCGCGCTGGTGAAAGCGAAAAAGTCGGGGCAGGAGGTTCGCGATTCTATCGGCCAGATCAATGCGGCGCTTGCGGGAGACGCTCAGATTGCGCGGTACGTCGGGAAGGGGAACGGTTTTGCGGCTCAAGTGGAGAAGGTGTACACCGAGATGACAGGCCAGGAATTGCCTGCCGCGAAGAAGGTCGCACGCGTCGCGCGTGACCGGCACGCGCTCTCGCATGGGCTCGAATCGCTAGCCTAG
- a CDS encoding PQQ-binding-like beta-propeller repeat protein: protein MMESISASTPWYRSWPGIILAAILIPPLGLILLWMRSDAETGKKVFGSVGILALGAAYVFLLFGGRLFVGKPDPQTEAHYAELERQRAQQRELATGAGGGPSTVDNKAEVSPSTIAANANESKPAAIAAPVKTARSYWTDFRGPARDGRYDEGPIQTAWPAEGLRLLWKQPIGGGYASFVVAEGVAFTIEQRRRQEIVAAYDVETGRELWTHGSDAEFKESMGGDGPRATPTWEAGRLYALGAEGDLRCFDAKTGKLNWSKNILKDNGADNLSWGMSGAPLIVDDKVVVLPGGRAGKSVVAYNKLTGAPVWRSLNDTQAYVSPMLVTLAGKRQILVETANRIVGLAVADGALLWESSWNTDMGINVSQPIVIDANRFFASSGYGKGAALIEVTAGGDGLTARKIWENNSMKNKFNSSVVYEGNVYGLDEGILTCLDVKTGERKWKGGRYGYGQVILASGHLIVITDAGELVLVKATPDKPTEVARFSALEGKTWNYPAIANGRLLVRNQTQMACFDVSGK from the coding sequence ATGATGGAATCGATTTCTGCTTCCACGCCGTGGTATCGCTCGTGGCCGGGCATTATTCTTGCCGCGATTCTTATCCCTCCGCTCGGGCTGATCCTTCTCTGGATGCGCAGTGACGCCGAGACGGGCAAGAAGGTTTTCGGCTCGGTCGGGATTCTCGCACTGGGCGCCGCATATGTTTTCCTTCTTTTCGGCGGCCGCCTTTTTGTCGGCAAACCCGACCCGCAAACGGAAGCGCACTACGCCGAGCTTGAACGGCAGCGCGCTCAACAGCGAGAACTTGCGACCGGCGCCGGGGGCGGGCCTTCCACGGTGGATAACAAGGCGGAGGTTTCGCCCTCGACAATCGCCGCGAATGCGAATGAATCAAAGCCGGCTGCTATTGCGGCTCCGGTGAAAACAGCTCGAAGCTACTGGACCGACTTCCGCGGCCCCGCTCGAGATGGCCGCTACGATGAAGGACCAATTCAAACTGCCTGGCCTGCTGAAGGACTACGTCTTCTTTGGAAGCAGCCGATCGGCGGCGGCTACGCGTCGTTCGTAGTAGCCGAAGGAGTGGCCTTCACTATAGAACAGCGGAGGCGGCAGGAGATCGTGGCCGCTTACGATGTCGAAACCGGGCGCGAGCTTTGGACCCACGGCTCAGACGCAGAATTCAAAGAATCGATGGGAGGGGATGGCCCGCGCGCAACTCCCACCTGGGAAGCTGGCCGCTTGTACGCCCTAGGCGCCGAAGGCGATCTTCGCTGCTTCGACGCGAAGACCGGAAAGCTGAACTGGTCTAAGAATATTCTCAAGGACAACGGCGCGGACAATCTTTCGTGGGGAATGTCCGGCGCGCCGCTCATCGTCGATGACAAGGTCGTGGTTCTTCCCGGCGGACGAGCAGGTAAGTCGGTAGTTGCCTACAACAAACTCACCGGCGCGCCGGTTTGGAGGTCTCTCAACGACACCCAGGCTTACGTTTCTCCTATGCTTGTGACGCTGGCAGGCAAGCGGCAGATCCTGGTCGAAACTGCCAACCGCATCGTCGGGCTTGCGGTCGCGGACGGAGCGTTGTTGTGGGAGTCGAGTTGGAACACCGACATGGGGATCAACGTCTCGCAGCCTATCGTGATCGATGCGAATCGCTTCTTCGCCTCGTCGGGTTACGGGAAGGGTGCGGCGCTCATCGAGGTCACCGCCGGCGGCGACGGATTGACGGCGCGCAAGATCTGGGAAAACAACTCGATGAAGAACAAGTTCAACAGCTCAGTCGTGTATGAGGGCAACGTGTATGGGCTTGATGAAGGGATTCTGACTTGTCTGGATGTGAAGACGGGCGAGCGCAAATGGAAGGGCGGGCGCTACGGCTACGGCCAGGTTATTCTCGCAAGCGGGCACTTGATCGTCATAACAGACGCGGGAGAACTGGTGCTGGTCAAGGCAACTCCCGACAAGCCCACCGAGGTGGCGAGGTTCTCAGCACTCGAAGGAAAGACCTGGAACTATCCTGCCATAGCCAATGGCCGTTTGCTGGTTCGCAATCAAACGCAGATGGCGTGTTTCGATGTGTCGGGAAAATAA
- a CDS encoding PQQ-binding-like beta-propeller repeat protein, whose translation MKRIQTLPLLTLTACLMVFGVVRPFTSDAAPKNNWSQWRGPDGNGVSSETNLPADWSDTRNIKWKIPIAGRGHSSPIIWDNRIFLTTDIEGDVVPGAKAVEHKEDGKPYKHPDSIGADRKHAFKVLCIDRGTGKTLWERTAYEGTVYDDRHRKASFASPTPATDGNYVFAYFGTEGLYCYDFSGKLIWKVSPGPIATFGMGTGTSPVLFENTVILQCDEDNGEKSFIVALDKKTGKEVWKTARKVQASWSTPLIVRGTQRTEMITSGNELIISYDPKTGKELWRTKGHASNAIATPLAGKGMVFVYAGFPVKKTFAITLGASGDLSDSKNIVWQYDKGAAYVPSSILYGEYLYLLSDRGIITCLEAKTGKIVYEGGRIPIPATFTASPVAFDGKILLTSEDGDTFVIKAGPKHEVIATNSIAEPVYASPAISDGMIFIRGEKNLYCIGR comes from the coding sequence ATGAAACGCATACAAACGCTGCCGCTCTTAACTCTGACCGCTTGCCTGATGGTCTTCGGGGTTGTCAGACCTTTCACGTCTGACGCTGCGCCCAAAAACAATTGGTCGCAGTGGCGCGGCCCTGATGGCAACGGGGTCTCTTCTGAAACCAACCTGCCAGCCGACTGGAGCGATACCAGGAACATCAAATGGAAGATCCCGATCGCCGGGCGCGGGCATTCGTCGCCGATCATATGGGACAACCGGATCTTTCTCACCACCGACATTGAAGGCGATGTGGTTCCAGGAGCCAAGGCGGTCGAGCACAAGGAGGATGGAAAACCCTACAAGCATCCCGACAGCATCGGCGCAGATCGCAAGCATGCGTTCAAGGTGCTCTGCATAGATCGCGGCACGGGCAAGACGTTGTGGGAACGCACGGCCTACGAAGGCACGGTCTACGATGACCGGCATCGCAAGGCCAGCTTTGCTTCGCCCACTCCGGCTACCGATGGCAACTATGTCTTTGCATACTTCGGCACGGAAGGTTTGTACTGCTATGACTTCAGCGGCAAGTTGATCTGGAAAGTTTCACCTGGTCCGATCGCGACGTTTGGGATGGGAACCGGTACTTCTCCGGTGCTGTTCGAGAACACCGTCATCCTTCAATGCGATGAGGACAACGGCGAGAAGTCATTCATAGTCGCTCTGGACAAGAAGACCGGAAAAGAAGTGTGGAAGACTGCCCGCAAAGTCCAGGCAAGCTGGTCGACGCCGCTCATCGTTCGCGGTACGCAGCGCACGGAGATGATTACCAGCGGCAATGAGCTGATCATTTCTTACGATCCGAAAACCGGTAAGGAGCTATGGCGAACTAAGGGTCATGCAAGCAACGCCATTGCAACACCGTTGGCGGGTAAGGGAATGGTTTTCGTCTACGCGGGCTTTCCAGTTAAGAAGACCTTTGCGATCACGCTTGGCGCTTCGGGCGATCTCAGCGATAGCAAGAACATCGTTTGGCAATATGACAAAGGCGCGGCTTACGTGCCTTCTTCGATTTTGTACGGCGAATATCTGTACCTGTTGTCGGACCGGGGAATCATAACCTGCCTCGAGGCGAAGACCGGCAAGATAGTTTATGAAGGCGGGCGCATTCCGATTCCGGCTACGTTCACCGCATCGCCGGTGGCGTTCGACGGCAAGATTTTGCTGACCAGCGAAGACGGCGATACGTTTGTGATCAAAGCCGGTCCGAAGCACGAAGTGATCGCCACCAACTCCATCGCAGAGCCCGTGTATGCTTCGCCGGCGATCTCCGATGGAATGATCTTCATTCGCGGCGAGAAGAATCTTTATTGCATTGGCCGCTAA
- a CDS encoding PQQ-binding-like beta-propeller repeat protein produces MKRILTVLLYSSLACTVVSGFSGPSKTKPASSGSNWAQWRGPDSQGISNEKNLPTEWSETKNVLWKTAIPGRGFSSPIIWEKKVFLTTAIEGGPGPADHKPVKHMMRDKEFTHPDWTGSDKLHTFKVFCLDRDSGKVLWERTSYEGPVYDYRHRRGTYAGPTPVTDGKNVYVYFGSEGFYCYDFNGKLIWKKNLGGIATMGMGVGTSPVLYENLVILLCDQEFDGTYSFMTALDKKTGNEVWRVRRPVQSSWATPVIAKTPERAEMVVSGNEFLISYDPATGRELWRATGLKSHAIATPVVGHGLVILSSGFPSKAIVAIRLGGSGNLDETDKIVWRYNKGTSYVPSPILYGEYVYLMSDAGILSCLNAKTGEVVYEGGRVPIATKFYGASPVAFDGKILLTSDDGDTFVIKAGPKHEVLGTNSIGEPSRTSIAIADGKLFVRGEKSLFCISNKANLARNN; encoded by the coding sequence GTGAAACGAATTCTGACAGTGTTGCTCTACTCATCGCTTGCTTGCACGGTTGTTTCAGGTTTTTCGGGGCCGTCAAAGACAAAGCCTGCCAGCTCAGGCTCGAACTGGGCGCAGTGGCGCGGGCCTGACAGCCAGGGCATCTCCAACGAGAAGAACCTCCCTACAGAATGGAGCGAGACAAAAAACGTGCTTTGGAAGACCGCGATTCCCGGCCGCGGCTTTTCGTCGCCGATCATTTGGGAGAAGAAAGTCTTCTTGACCACCGCGATTGAAGGCGGCCCCGGGCCTGCGGATCACAAACCGGTGAAACACATGATGCGCGATAAGGAGTTCACACACCCGGATTGGACGGGCTCCGACAAGCTTCACACCTTCAAGGTGTTTTGCCTCGATCGCGATTCGGGCAAAGTTCTGTGGGAGCGAACTTCATACGAAGGCCCCGTCTACGATTATCGCCATCGCCGCGGAACGTACGCTGGGCCCACGCCCGTTACGGATGGCAAGAACGTTTATGTCTACTTCGGATCGGAAGGCTTCTACTGCTACGACTTCAACGGCAAGCTGATCTGGAAGAAGAATCTCGGGGGCATCGCTACGATGGGGATGGGGGTGGGCACTTCGCCGGTGCTCTACGAGAACCTGGTGATCCTGCTGTGCGATCAGGAATTCGACGGCACCTACTCGTTCATGACCGCGCTGGACAAAAAGACGGGCAACGAAGTCTGGCGCGTGCGCCGGCCGGTGCAAAGCAGTTGGGCGACGCCGGTCATTGCTAAAACCCCCGAACGCGCCGAGATGGTCGTGAGTGGCAATGAGTTTTTGATCTCTTATGATCCGGCAACCGGCAGGGAACTGTGGCGAGCTACCGGGCTCAAGAGCCACGCGATAGCCACGCCGGTGGTTGGCCACGGACTGGTCATTCTCTCCTCGGGTTTCCCGTCGAAAGCAATCGTCGCGATTCGGCTCGGCGGGTCGGGCAATCTTGATGAAACAGACAAGATCGTTTGGCGCTACAACAAAGGAACCTCGTATGTACCCTCGCCGATTCTGTATGGCGAATACGTCTACCTGATGAGCGATGCAGGCATACTCTCGTGCTTGAACGCAAAGACCGGCGAAGTGGTTTACGAAGGCGGGCGCGTTCCGATTGCGACGAAGTTCTACGGCGCATCGCCGGTGGCCTTCGATGGCAAGATTCTGCTTACGAGCGATGACGGAGACACGTTTGTCATCAAGGCAGGTCCGAAGCACGAAGTGCTGGGAACGAATTCAATCGGTGAGCCTAGCCGAACTTCGATTGCGATCGCCGACGGCAAACTATTTGTTCGGGGTGAGAAGAGTTTGTTCTGCATCAGCAACAAAGCTAACTTGGCGCGAAACAACTGA